Sequence from the Maribellus comscasis genome:
ATCTTTGTTGTGTTTAAAAATTTATAAATTATGACACAAATGGAAACAAAAAGGATTGGAAACAAAATTGCAGAAGCGAGAAAGCAAAGAAGTATCTCAGACTCAAACCTAAATCTATGTAGATTTCAAACTACTGACCTCATTCGTAACAGTTTTAAAAACAGCTTACTAATTGAAGCTGAATTTCCAAAAAGTACAATAAAAGGTTGTGATTTCAAAGCTGCTGATTTAACAAAGGTATTTTTTAATCTCAGTAGTTTTCTTAAGAATACAATAACAAAGGTGGTATGGAATAATACAATATTTAAAGACACACAATTGAAGGATGTGGTTTTTGACGGGATAATTGAAAATTGCCACTTTGAAAAATGTGCTTTTAAAGGAGTAAAATTCCAAAATGCAACGATTGTAAATACATTCTTTAAGTACAATAAAAATCTTAACCGGGTTCAGTTTATCGATTGCAAAGTGGATAGTTTAACCTATGCGTTTTTGAAAAATGGCAAAGCAGATTTGACTGACGTATCATTGATAACAAAATAAAGTAGAAAAACAAGGCACAGAATGAAACCAAAGCTTTAATCGGGAAATGCTCTGAACGGGCGAATATCCAATTTATACATTAACAGTCATTTAAAACGCTCTAAAAAGAGAATATAAACGAAGTATTACACTTGACGGGAACATAAAAAAAACTTTTCAAAAACATCAAATCCGGGTTAAAAGTAGTTCCCGTTATTAGGCTCAACCCTATTCTCGATTTCCATTTATTGAACAGTCCTCCCGATTGAGCGCTCAAAAAAAAAGTGGTATGAAAGGGAGCATTTCGGATTATGGTTACATCACAATAGGGTTATATCCCAAAATTTGCGCGCCGGATAAAGCGGCTAAACGGGATTTGAAAAACATATGACAATAAAGAACGGCATCTCTTTTATATAAACTCACAGGGTAGTCATCCTTTCATCTCAGAAAAAATTCTCAAAACATTCCCGCCATCCTATATGTTGCCTATGTTAATGTTTAAAATATTCAAACATATAAGAAACCTTAATTGGATGAATTTCCTGACGCTAATGCTGCTCATCCTGACAACATTTTCTTCGTGTACTGTCCGGAAAGCAATACAGGCTGAGTCGAAACAGGAAATAACCCAAACTTTGAATCCGATAAAATCGGCTACCGTGGCTTCATCTCATTGCTTTAGTTACGACGAAATATCTGCAGTATATAAAACCAGGACCATTGTCGAACAGTCTGATTTTTTTTCTGATCCAATCACTGAAATATTCATTTCAAAAAATACAATTAACGGGAAGTCTTTATTCCCAATAATACCGGAAAATCCAAATTCTGCGGTTACCATTCCACTATACATTCTTTTTCGCCAAATCAAAGCATTTGTTTAGTTCAGGAATCAGTCCTTTTTCCGTTTAGTCTTTTCAAAACTATTTTTCACTTTTTAAACCCTACCGGTTTTGAAAACGGGAGAGTATAAGTCGATTACAAACCGACAAAGTAAATGTGAATGTATATCCCAAACAAGTGCAAACTAATTTCAAATGAATTAAATAGATCGAAATGAATTATATAAAAGAAAAAATAAATCCAGAAAAATCATTTGACCTTGCCGGTCTGATAACTTTATCTTTACGACTTGTAGCCGGCTGGACATATTTCTCTGCCTTTTGGAGAAGAATCATATTAACCGACAAGCTAAACCCTGAGTTACCGGGTTACATCGGAGAAAAGTTTAATCATTTTCTCCCCAATGCACTCGGAATAAAACCGCTCATCGGGTTTCTGGTCAGCCATCCCGACTGGCTGTGGTGGGCTATGGTCGTTTTCACCATTATTGAAGGTATTGTTGGCTTGCTTTTTATGCTTGGTTTATTTACCCGGATGATGAGCATCGGCATTCTGAGCCTTGCTTTTGGAATTTTACTGGGCTCAGGCTGGATAGGAACCACCTGTCTTGACGAGTGGCAAATCGGAATCCTCGGAATTGCGGCCGGTTTTACCATCTTTCTTTCCGGTGGTGGAATATTTTCCATCGACAACCTGCTTTTTGTAAAAAACAAAAAAATAACAACAAAAAAATGGTTTGCGTGGCTGGCGTCCGGTGAACTGCCTTTGTCAAAACAATACCTGAAACAGCTGGCTTTTACAGGTGCCATGTTAATTCTGTTTGTCAGCCTTTCTACCAACCAGATTTTTCACGGAGGAATTTGGGGAACGTTACATAATAAATCAGTAAAACCAGACATTGAGATTTCAAATGTCTTTGTTACGGATAAAAATCTCAACTTTACAGTTTTCCGGACAGAGGGTGTAGATGTTTACGGTTCATTTTTAATCGAAATTGCGTTGAGCAATCAGAATGGCGAGAAAAAAATAGCACTGAATAGTGACGATTTAGCAAACTTTCCTGCAGAAAACATCTCAAACCATTTTGTAACAAAAGTAAAACCCGGAAAACACAGTCTGATTATCCCGCTTGGCGGCAAAGCCGATATTACCATTCCTTTTGAAAAACCGGAGGGGCTTTCTCCGGGAACATATAAACTGGTGTTGACTGATGTCAGTGGAATATTCTGGACCACAGATATTGTTCTATAAATGTTTGCAAATACAGACATTACTGATATATACATATTTCACAAACTTCCGGAAACCATTTACAAAAATGATTCGAACTGGGTTTCATAACTCCGGCTAATGCCCGAAGACTCTTTTAATCCAAAAAAAGAACGTCAAATTTAAAACGGGAGATTCAGGAGCGTTGTTTCAGGAGTTATTACCAAATATCAGCGGATGGGGATCGAGTCAGGAATATTTTATCAGTTAAAAAAAGTGATGCTTAAAAAAACGTGGTACAATGATATGGAAATGAGTTGGGTGGACGATTTTAATCCCAAAATGAATACCTTATTCACATCGTTTGGTGCCAGGCAGACACTCACGCATAAAACCATGCGTTATTTATTCGACCAAAATAAAACGTTTAAAAGGGCTCCGATTATAGATTAAATGCCCGGCATTTCCCAAATTTGAGCTACCTTCGCAAAAAAAATGATGCCATGAAACTTGTAGAAGTAAACGATAAAAAAAGCCGGAAACTATTCCACGAGGTTCCTCGCATAATATATCAAAATGACCCCAATTGGGTTCAACCTCTGGAAGGAATGGTTGAGGATACCTTTAACCCGGCCAAAAATAAAACCTTTAAAAACGGAAAAGCAATTCGGTGGGTGCTGACCGATGACAATAACAATTTGCTCGGTAGAATTGCAGCCTTTATCAATTTAAACACCGCCAAAACCTATGAGCAACCGACCGGCGGTTGTGGTTTTTTTGAATGTGTCGATAAACAAGAGGCAGCAAATCTGCTTTTTGATACGGCAAAAGAATGGAATAAAAAAAATGGTATGGAGGCCATGGACGGCCCGGTAAACTTTGGCGAAAACTACGTAAACTGGGGTTTACTGGTTGACGGTTTTATGCAGCAAGGATATGGAATGCCCTACAATCCCCCCTATTACGAAAAACTTTTTCGCAATTATGGTTTTGAAATTTACTTTGAACAGTATTGTTATCATCTCGACTACACTGTACCTTTCCCTGAACGTTTCTGGAAAATAGCAGAATGGATTGCCAAAAAACCACAATACAATTTTCGTCATTTTGATTATAAGGAAACAGACAAGTTTGTAAAAGATTTCTGCACGGTTTATGACGCCGCCTGGTCTTTTCATGAACACTACAAACCACTTGACCCGGAAGATATCCATGATTTTATTACCTCTTCAAAAGCCATTCTCGACCCTGAAATGATTTGGTTTGCTTATCACGAGGAAAAACCCATTGCTTTATTTGTTATGATTCCTGATATCAACCAGATTCTAAAAAAACTCAATGGAAAACTAAATGCTTTGGGAATAACAAAGTTCCTCTATTACAAGTGGAAAAAAATCATGACCCGAACCCGGATTATTATTATGGGAATCGATGCAAAATACCAGCGTTCGGGAGTTGAATCGGCAATTTTCTGGCACCAGGAACAGATTATGAAAAAGAAATCGCACAGGCATTATAGTGAAGTTGAGCTGTCGTGGGCAGGCGACTTTAATCCCAAAATTATTGCTGTTTATGAAGCTACAGGAGCAAAACGGACAAAAACACATTATACAATGCGTTATCTTTTTGACCGGAACAAACCCTTCCAGCGAGCACCGATAATTGGCTCCGAATCGCTCAACGAAAAAGTAAAGGCAAAAACAGGTAAAATTTAACACTACTTTTTTGGATTATAGCGATCTATAACTATCTTTGCAGGCCAAAATAAAAAGTTGTAATAACAGAAAGAATGGATTACAGTAATTGAAATGTAACCATTCAGATAAAAATAAACAAAAATGAAAAAAGGAATACATCCCGAAGATTACAGACTGGTAGCTTTCAGAGATATGTCAAACGGGCATACTTTTTTTACCAAGTCTACAGTTAACACCAAAGAAACTGAAGTTATCGACGGTGTTGAATACCCGCTGTTCAAAATTGAAATCTCAAATACCTCACATCCTTTTTACACCGGTAAAGTAAAACTGGTGGATACAGCAGGACGTGTTGACAAATTTATGAGCCGTTACGGGAAACACATGGACAAGAGAAAAAAATAAACGAAATAGGGCAATAGAAAAAACATCCGTCTTTTTGATGGATGTTTTTTTTTGTGCCAATATGAAATTTTGTCGGGATATACCACAAATTCCTGTGAACATTTCCGATAAAAATCGCATTACTTTTTATGGCACAACTATTGACCAACACCACCTAATAAAATCAGAACGTCTGAATAAGACAGTTTGTCACTAATTGGAATTATATGGGTAAAATTAAACATACAGGTTATCAAAATATATTTACAGGAATGGTCGATAATGATTCCGAATTTATACCAATCATTGCTGACGGAGACGATAAAGAATTAAAAAATACGGAGATTCCGGATGTTCTTCCGATTCTCCCCTTGCGCAATACCGTGTTATTTCCGGGAGTTGTACTTCCGATTACTGTTGGACGTGAAAAATCGTTACGGCTGATAAAAGATGTTTATGCCGGCGGACGGTTACTGGGAACGATTGCGCAAAAAGATTATACGATTGACAAGCCCAAAACAACCGATTTGTTTCATACAGGTACGGTTGCGGAAATTTTGAAAATTCTCGAAATGCCCGATGGCTCAACATCAGTAATTATCCAGGGAAAAAGAAGATATAATATTCTCGAATTTGTAAGCGAGGACCCGTATTTTAAGGCAAAAATTGACCCGCTGAGTGATTTTGTACCTGAAAACGACAATGAGTTCAGCGCCATTGTTGGGTCGCTAAAAGACCTTTCCATTAAAATTGCTCAATTTTCGGCCAATGTTCCGCCTGAGGCGACTTTTGCTGTTAAAAATATTGAGAACTCTACTTTCCTCATCAATTTTATTTGTTCGAATACCGATCTGAATGTGTCCGACAAACAAAACCTGCTGGAAATAGAGAGCATCAAAGAAAGGGGTGTTCAGGCCATTAGCTACCTGGTAAAAGAGGTACAAATGCTGGAGCTAAAACAAGACATACAGAAGAAAGTAAAAACCGACATGGACAAGCAACAACGCGAGTTTATGTTGAACCAGCAAATGAAGACGATTCAGGATGAGTTGGGCGGAAATCCGGTGGAACAGGAAATTAACGAACTCAAAGCAAAAGCCAAAGAAAAAAAGTGGGATGAAGATGTAGCCAAATTTTTTGAAAAAGAAGTGGAAAAACTGGGGCGTTTAAATCCGGCTGCCGGAGAATATTCTGTTCAATATACTTTTTGCCAGACTTTGCTTGATTTACCCTGGGACGAATACACCAAAGATAATTTCGACCTGAAGAATGCCAGTAAAGTATTGGATGAAGATCACTACGGACTGGAAAAGGTAAAGGAAAGGATCCTGGAACACCTGGCAGTGCTGAAATTGAAAAATGACATGAAATCTCCGATTTTGTGTTTATATGGACCTCCGGGAGTTGGAAAAACATCACTCGGAAAATCGGTAGCACGTGCACTGGACAGAAACTACGTTCGAATCAGTTTGGGTGGATTACATGATGAATCCGAAATCCGGGGGCACCGGAAAACATACATCGGTGCAATGCCCGGCCGGATTATTCAAAATATACGAAAAGCAAAATCATCCAACCCGGTTTTTATTCTGGATGAGATTGACAAGGTTTCAAAACATTTTCATGGAGATCCTGCTTCTGCTTTGCTCGAAGTTCTGGATCCGGAACAAAATGGTGAATTCCACGACAATTATGTGGAACACGATTATGACCTTTCAAGGGTGATGTTTATTGCTACGGCAAATACATTAAGTACCATTGCTCCTCCTCTTCGCGATCGTTTGGAGCTTATTGAGGTAAGCGGATACCTGGTGGAAGAAAAAATCGAAATTGCCAAACGGCACCTGATTCCAAAACAGCTGGAGAATCACGGTTTAACAAAAAAGGACGTTTCATTCTCTAAAGATGCCATTGAGCTTGTGATTGACGGATACACCCGCGAATCGGGCGTGCGCGAACTGGATAAGAAAATTGCTAAAGTGGTGCGACGCATTGCCAAAAAAATAGCTTTTGAAGAAAGTTACAATAAAAAGCTTAGCAAAACAGACATAAAAGAATACCTCGGAGTTACAGAATATTCCAAGGAGAAATACCAGGGTAATGATTTTGCAGGGGTGGTAACCGGTTTAGCCTGGACAGCGGTTGGCGGAGAAATTCTGTATGTGGAAACCAGTCTCAGTAAAGGAAAAGGTGCGTTAACTCTCACCGGTAACCTGGGCGATGTGATGAAAGAATCAGCCATGCTGGCCCACGAATATCTAAAATCGCATGCAGAGCAACTGGAACTGAAACCTGAAGTATTTAATAACTGGAATGTTCATATACACGTTCCCGAGGGTGCGATTCCCAAAGACGGTCCTTCGGCTGGTGTGACTATGGTTACGTCGCTTGCGTCAGCTTTCACTCAGCGAAAAGTAAAAAAGAACCTGGCCATGACAGGTGAGATTACACTCCGTGGAAAAGTACTGCCCGTTGGCGGAATAAAAGAAAAAATCCTGGCGGCAAAACGTGCCGGAATTACTGAAATTATTCTTTCGGAAGACAACAAAAAGAACCTGGAAGAAATAAAAAATATTTACCTGAAAGGATTAAAATTCCACTTTGTAAAAACCATTATGGACGTGCTGGACATTGCACTTCTGAAAACAAAAGTGGAAAAACCGGTATTGGTTAACTAATACCGCTTGTATTACCGGTTTTTGAAAAGTATTTCAATTACCGGAGAACAAAAAAAGGAGCATGTAAATCGTGCTCCTTTTTTTTGTTTTGTATCGGAAAAAGTCAATACTATTTTACCATTCTGTATGTCTTCTGTAAATCTTTAACTTTTGTCAGCGGAACCAGTTTAAATGAATAATTATACTGCTTTTCCAGCAAACGGTATTTCTCAATTGGCCGGGCATTTATCGACCAGGAATCATTTCCGCCCACACCTGCCAGTTCAGCACTGATATTTACGGTCAAATCTTCCGCCTTTTTCAATTCATTGGTATGTTGTGCTTCCCTTATATTTTCAGCAGAATAGGGCCAAACCGATGTTTGTATCGGCTCATTTCCAACAACCATTAAACCATTGTTTTGATTATTGGTAAACGACAGCCATCGCACACAGGTATGGTTGCTGCTTTCCTGTGGTTTTACATAGTTGTAATAGAAATCGTCGACTTTGCCTGAATAAACATCTACTTCTGCAGCACCATTCCTGTCAACATAATTTTCAAAAGGTCCTTTCCCGTAAAAACTCATATTGCTAAAACTGTCCGGGACACCCGTTGTCATTCCCACACGAATAGGTTCGGGCATTTCTTCCGGGATATTTAAATCAAACTGAACCTTAATTTCACCTTCAGAGGAAAACTGATAAGTCAGCAACAATGTCAAACCTTCATAAGTCAGATTTGCCTGAACTTTTGAGCTTTCTTTGTCAATATCCAGGGAATTTACTTTTAATAAGCCGGGCAGTTCGTTCCATATATTTAACGAGTTCTGTGCTCTCCAGCCGCGCTCATCATTGTCGGTAAGCGGGCGCCAGAAATAGGGCTGCAAGGCGGCTGTCAGCAACTCTTCATCTCCTTTTTGTATAGAAACAAGCAAACCACTTGATTTTGAAACTTCGGCTTTAAAACCTTTTCCTGACACAACAACAGATTCCCCCGATTCTTCGATTGCCGGATTTGTTGCTTTACTTTGATTGTCTGCAGCAGTTACGGTCTCCAGCGGAAGTTTAAACTGTTCTTTTGCCACTTCGTGCCCTGCTTTTGCCCAGTTTTTTTCTTCTTTTAACTGAACACTCAAACGCAACCAATATTCAGCATTTGCTGTTGTTTTAATATTATCGAACGGAATCTGAATAACTTTGGCATCTCCGGGATTCAGAATCAACGATTCTATTTCACCCGACTGAATTTCTGCGCCATCTTCTTTTAACGACCAAACCAGTTTTAATTCAGCAAGATTGGTAAAATTGTGTCGGTTTCTGATTCTTACCAATCCATTTCCCAAATCAACAGCCGAAAATTCAACCGGCTGCATGACATATTTAGCTTCGTAAGTTTGTGGTTTTGGTAAACGGTCGGAGGCAATAACGCCATTAATACAAAAATTATTTCCATTGGGAGTGTCTCCAAAATCTCCGCCGTAAGCAAAATATTCTTTCCCTTTTTCATCTTTTTTCAAAAGTCCCTGGTCGATCCAGTCCCAGATAAAACCACCGATAAGATTGGGGTATTTACGAATCAAATCCCAGTATTCCTGAAAATTACCCAATGAATTCCCCATGGCATGTGCATATTCGCATTGCATAATCGGACGTTTTATATACGGGCTTTTTGCCATCGCCTCCAGTTGTTCCAGATTGGCATACATACGGCTAAGTACATCCACAAATTCCGGGTCGGTGGGATTTCCGATACGTCCCAACTGGCGTTCGTTGTATTCAGGCGTTCCGTAAGCCACATAATCTTTGTGTTCCGGTTGGCCCTCAGCTCCTTCGTAGTGAATAAAACGGGTAGGGTCAAAATCTTTTACCCATCCTGCTGCTCCCGCATGGTTGGGACCTGTTCCCGACTCGTTCCCCAACGACCAGGAGATAATGGAAGGATGGTTTTTGTCGCGTTCAACCATACGAACCACCCTGTCGGCAAAGGCCATATGCCATTCCGATTGATTGGTCAGGTACCCCATAGAACCATGAGTTTCTATGTTGGCCTCATCAATTACATACAATCCGTATTTATCACACAAATCGTAGAAATACGGATCGTTGGGGTAATGACAGGTACGTACTGCATTAAAATTGAACTGTTTCATCAGCAGCACATCCTGCAACATGTCATCGCGTGTAAGCGATTTCCCCCGGAGGTAATTGTGGTCGTGACGATTTACGCCGTAGAGTTTTACTGATTTTCCGTTGATCAGAAGCTGGCCGTTTTGGGTTTCTACTTCTCGAAATCCCACTTTTGCCGACCGGGCTTCCACAACTTCTCCATCTTTGTTTTTTAATGTTAAGACCACAGAGTAGAGTACAGGTTTCTCGGCAGACCATTTTTCGGGACTGGAAATTTTCTTTTCCATCAAACCAAAATAAACATTGTCACGTTGCGGGTAACGTTCATAAACAATATCCGCAACATCAATACTGATGGGTTCGTCAAACACCGGTTTGTCCTGAGGAGAAAACAATTCTGCTTCCAGGGTCCACCCGCTGATCGGCACATCAGGATTTCGGCTAATGGTTGGTCTGATTTGCAGCAGCGCATCCTGATAATTGGCATCCAAACGTGTACGTACAAAAAAGTCTTCAACAGCAATTTTGGGCTGGGCAAGCAACATCACTTCCCGGTAAATTCCACTCATCCGC
This genomic interval carries:
- a CDS encoding pentapeptide repeat-containing protein, with translation METKRIGNKIAEARKQRSISDSNLNLCRFQTTDLIRNSFKNSLLIEAEFPKSTIKGCDFKAADLTKVFFNLSSFLKNTITKVVWNNTIFKDTQLKDVVFDGIIENCHFEKCAFKGVKFQNATIVNTFFKYNKNLNRVQFIDCKVDSLTYAFLKNGKADLTDVSLITK
- a CDS encoding TQO small subunit DoxD, with translation MNYIKEKINPEKSFDLAGLITLSLRLVAGWTYFSAFWRRIILTDKLNPELPGYIGEKFNHFLPNALGIKPLIGFLVSHPDWLWWAMVVFTIIEGIVGLLFMLGLFTRMMSIGILSLAFGILLGSGWIGTTCLDEWQIGILGIAAGFTIFLSGGGIFSIDNLLFVKNKKITTKKWFAWLASGELPLSKQYLKQLAFTGAMLILFVSLSTNQIFHGGIWGTLHNKSVKPDIEISNVFVTDKNLNFTVFRTEGVDVYGSFLIEIALSNQNGEKKIALNSDDLANFPAENISNHFVTKVKPGKHSLIIPLGGKADITIPFEKPEGLSPGTYKLVLTDVSGIFWTTDIVL
- a CDS encoding GNAT family N-acetyltransferase yields the protein MKLVEVNDKKSRKLFHEVPRIIYQNDPNWVQPLEGMVEDTFNPAKNKTFKNGKAIRWVLTDDNNNLLGRIAAFINLNTAKTYEQPTGGCGFFECVDKQEAANLLFDTAKEWNKKNGMEAMDGPVNFGENYVNWGLLVDGFMQQGYGMPYNPPYYEKLFRNYGFEIYFEQYCYHLDYTVPFPERFWKIAEWIAKKPQYNFRHFDYKETDKFVKDFCTVYDAAWSFHEHYKPLDPEDIHDFITSSKAILDPEMIWFAYHEEKPIALFVMIPDINQILKKLNGKLNALGITKFLYYKWKKIMTRTRIIIMGIDAKYQRSGVESAIFWHQEQIMKKKSHRHYSEVELSWAGDFNPKIIAVYEATGAKRTKTHYTMRYLFDRNKPFQRAPIIGSESLNEKVKAKTGKI
- a CDS encoding type B 50S ribosomal protein L31, yielding MKKGIHPEDYRLVAFRDMSNGHTFFTKSTVNTKETEVIDGVEYPLFKIEISNTSHPFYTGKVKLVDTAGRVDKFMSRYGKHMDKRKK
- the lon gene encoding endopeptidase La codes for the protein MGKIKHTGYQNIFTGMVDNDSEFIPIIADGDDKELKNTEIPDVLPILPLRNTVLFPGVVLPITVGREKSLRLIKDVYAGGRLLGTIAQKDYTIDKPKTTDLFHTGTVAEILKILEMPDGSTSVIIQGKRRYNILEFVSEDPYFKAKIDPLSDFVPENDNEFSAIVGSLKDLSIKIAQFSANVPPEATFAVKNIENSTFLINFICSNTDLNVSDKQNLLEIESIKERGVQAISYLVKEVQMLELKQDIQKKVKTDMDKQQREFMLNQQMKTIQDELGGNPVEQEINELKAKAKEKKWDEDVAKFFEKEVEKLGRLNPAAGEYSVQYTFCQTLLDLPWDEYTKDNFDLKNASKVLDEDHYGLEKVKERILEHLAVLKLKNDMKSPILCLYGPPGVGKTSLGKSVARALDRNYVRISLGGLHDESEIRGHRKTYIGAMPGRIIQNIRKAKSSNPVFILDEIDKVSKHFHGDPASALLEVLDPEQNGEFHDNYVEHDYDLSRVMFIATANTLSTIAPPLRDRLELIEVSGYLVEEKIEIAKRHLIPKQLENHGLTKKDVSFSKDAIELVIDGYTRESGVRELDKKIAKVVRRIAKKIAFEESYNKKLSKTDIKEYLGVTEYSKEKYQGNDFAGVVTGLAWTAVGGEILYVETSLSKGKGALTLTGNLGDVMKESAMLAHEYLKSHAEQLELKPEVFNNWNVHIHVPEGAIPKDGPSAGVTMVTSLASAFTQRKVKKNLAMTGEITLRGKVLPVGGIKEKILAAKRAGITEIILSEDNKKNLEEIKNIYLKGLKFHFVKTIMDVLDIALLKTKVEKPVLVN
- a CDS encoding glycoside hydrolase family 2 TIM barrel-domain containing protein gives rise to the protein MNKLYTLVLILFTSLAWAQNSDWEDPTVIAKNKLPAHATSYSFKSQSDALKGDRERSGMISLDGTWKFNFVEKEEDRPMDFYNKDVSGWDDIEVPSNWEMEGYGTPIYMNSGYPFGPESPVPNGVNPMEWYQENYDVPEGLSRQELFSRFMADVIAPSRPNPPFIARDNPVGSYVKTFTVPEEWSNQRVILHFGGVSSAMYVWVNGEKVGYSQDSRLPAEFDITNFLKTGENTLAVQVFRWSDGSYLEDQDHWRMSGIYREVMLLAQPKIAVEDFFVRTRLDANYQDALLQIRPTISRNPDVPISGWTLEAELFSPQDKPVFDEPISIDVADIVYERYPQRDNVYFGLMEKKISSPEKWSAEKPVLYSVVLTLKNKDGEVVEARSAKVGFREVETQNGQLLINGKSVKLYGVNRHDHNYLRGKSLTRDDMLQDVLLMKQFNFNAVRTCHYPNDPYFYDLCDKYGLYVIDEANIETHGSMGYLTNQSEWHMAFADRVVRMVERDKNHPSIISWSLGNESGTGPNHAGAAGWVKDFDPTRFIHYEGAEGQPEHKDYVAYGTPEYNERQLGRIGNPTDPEFVDVLSRMYANLEQLEAMAKSPYIKRPIMQCEYAHAMGNSLGNFQEYWDLIRKYPNLIGGFIWDWIDQGLLKKDEKGKEYFAYGGDFGDTPNGNNFCINGVIASDRLPKPQTYEAKYVMQPVEFSAVDLGNGLVRIRNRHNFTNLAELKLVWSLKEDGAEIQSGEIESLILNPGDAKVIQIPFDNIKTTANAEYWLRLSVQLKEEKNWAKAGHEVAKEQFKLPLETVTAADNQSKATNPAIEESGESVVVSGKGFKAEVSKSSGLLVSIQKGDEELLTAALQPYFWRPLTDNDERGWRAQNSLNIWNELPGLLKVNSLDIDKESSKVQANLTYEGLTLLLTYQFSSEGEIKVQFDLNIPEEMPEPIRVGMTTGVPDSFSNMSFYGKGPFENYVDRNGAAEVDVYSGKVDDFYYNYVKPQESSNHTCVRWLSFTNNQNNGLMVVGNEPIQTSVWPYSAENIREAQHTNELKKAEDLTVNISAELAGVGGNDSWSINARPIEKYRLLEKQYNYSFKLVPLTKVKDLQKTYRMVK